One window from the genome of [Mycobacterium] stephanolepidis encodes:
- a CDS encoding FAD-binding protein has translation MLLFWLYDGEGGPVPGRSDVRSANVVIVGYGVAGAAAALAALERGASVTILERFDGGGASAISGGIYYAGGGTNIQRDAGVEDTPELMLEYLQLEVGDAVKPETLRKFVDGSVGTLDWLQGYGVPFEGSLAPFKTSYPTNDYYLYFSGSESSGMARAVTPPRQRGHRAFGRGVSGKALFAPLAASAERLGADVWRQTRATGLIVEDGRVVGVRGVTLKDAPGWVRRAYSLFTQYATKPGIYYPPMRKALEGPAYALERRFAKPFEIRADDGAILSSGGFIADRELVDRYAPAYREGLQLGTAGDDGTALKLAEPLNAATGHLDEISAWRFIVPPAAFLGSLLVDAKGHRMVDESRYGAALGKAIVQKAGGVGYLVADKALVKRARRQLGSQTLWFQRIQAEAFLNVGRKKAGSIEELAAKADIDPDALARTVYEHNEAIADGTPDPLGKPDDIRVPIEQGPFYLFNVSIKTNMLNPCPMLTLGGLVVDEETGAVQTTSGAAIPGLYAAGRAAVGICSNSYVSGLSLADCVFSGRRAGNETGRHIDA, from the coding sequence TTGTTGCTGTTTTGGCTATATGACGGTGAGGGAGGCCCAGTGCCGGGTCGATCGGACGTGCGATCAGCCAATGTCGTCATCGTCGGGTACGGGGTGGCGGGAGCGGCCGCCGCGTTGGCCGCTCTGGAGCGTGGGGCATCCGTGACGATCCTGGAGAGGTTCGACGGCGGCGGGGCTTCGGCCATTTCAGGGGGTATTTACTACGCCGGGGGCGGCACCAATATTCAGCGCGACGCGGGCGTCGAGGACACTCCGGAGCTGATGCTGGAGTACCTGCAGCTTGAGGTGGGCGACGCGGTGAAGCCCGAGACGCTGCGGAAATTCGTCGATGGCAGCGTCGGCACTCTGGATTGGCTCCAAGGTTACGGAGTGCCGTTCGAAGGTTCGCTGGCTCCGTTCAAGACTTCGTACCCCACCAACGACTACTACCTCTACTTTTCTGGCAGCGAATCCTCCGGGATGGCGCGAGCCGTCACCCCGCCCCGTCAACGCGGACATCGGGCCTTTGGCCGGGGTGTGTCCGGTAAGGCGTTGTTCGCACCGTTGGCGGCCTCCGCGGAGCGTTTGGGCGCCGATGTCTGGCGGCAGACCCGGGCCACCGGCCTGATCGTCGAGGACGGTCGTGTCGTGGGTGTGCGGGGCGTGACGTTGAAGGACGCGCCGGGTTGGGTGCGGCGGGCGTATTCGTTGTTCACGCAATACGCGACCAAGCCGGGGATCTACTACCCGCCGATGCGAAAGGCGTTGGAGGGTCCCGCCTATGCGTTGGAACGTCGGTTCGCCAAGCCATTCGAGATCCGTGCCGACGACGGGGCGATCCTGTCGTCCGGTGGGTTCATCGCCGATCGCGAGCTGGTGGATCGGTATGCGCCGGCGTATCGGGAGGGGTTGCAGCTGGGCACCGCCGGTGACGATGGCACCGCGCTGAAGCTCGCGGAGCCGTTGAACGCGGCCACCGGGCACCTCGACGAGATATCCGCCTGGCGTTTCATCGTGCCACCCGCTGCATTCCTCGGCTCGCTGTTGGTGGATGCCAAGGGGCATAGGATGGTTGACGAGTCGCGTTACGGTGCTGCGCTGGGTAAGGCGATCGTGCAGAAGGCTGGCGGCGTTGGTTATCTGGTGGCCGACAAGGCGTTGGTGAAGCGGGCTCGCCGGCAGCTGGGCTCGCAGACGCTGTGGTTCCAGCGGATACAGGCCGAGGCGTTCCTCAATGTGGGGCGCAAGAAGGCCGGGTCCATCGAGGAGTTGGCCGCCAAGGCGGATATCGATCCGGATGCATTGGCGCGCACCGTGTACGAACATAATGAGGCCATCGCCGATGGCACTCCGGATCCGCTGGGGAAACCCGACGACATCCGTGTTCCCATCGAACAGGGGCCGTTTTATCTGTTCAACGTGTCCATCAAGACCAACATGCTGAATCCGTGTCCCATGCTGACCCTTGGCGGGCTGGTGGTGGACGAGGAGACTGGTGCCGTGCAGACCACATCGGGCGCGGCGATCCCAGGGCTCTATGCCGCCGGGCGTGCGGCGGTGGGTATCTGCTCCAATTCGTATGTGAGCGGATTGTCCCTGGCCGACTGCGTCTTCTCCGGACGGCGGGCCGGGAATGAGACTGGGAGACACATAGATGCTTAG
- a CDS encoding 2-keto-4-pentenoate hydratase: MLSSDVREAIAADLAAAERTRVAIAPPTDTYPDFGVVDAYEIQLMNIRSRLADGAKVVGHKVGLSSEAMQKMMGVHEPDYGHLLADMELFEDVAASASKFLFPRVEVEVGFILAADLPGEDCTEDDVLAATAAYVPSIEVVDSRITNWQIKICDTIADNASSAGFVIGKQRVSPKDIDIKSIDAVLTCNGEKLAEGRSDAVLGNPVTSVAWLARKVASFGVRLRAGDVVLPGSCTRAFDAHPGDEFLAEFAGLGSVRLAFE, translated from the coding sequence ATGCTTAGTTCCGACGTTCGTGAGGCCATCGCCGCCGATTTGGCAGCGGCCGAGCGCACCCGGGTGGCCATCGCGCCGCCCACCGACACATACCCGGATTTCGGTGTGGTCGACGCCTATGAGATCCAGCTGATGAATATTCGCTCCCGCCTAGCGGACGGAGCCAAGGTCGTCGGGCACAAGGTGGGCCTATCGTCCGAGGCGATGCAGAAGATGATGGGTGTCCACGAGCCGGACTATGGGCACCTGCTGGCCGATATGGAGCTGTTCGAGGACGTCGCGGCCTCCGCGTCCAAGTTCCTGTTCCCGCGGGTCGAGGTGGAGGTCGGATTCATCCTGGCCGCCGACCTGCCGGGTGAGGATTGCACCGAGGATGACGTGCTGGCGGCCACCGCGGCGTACGTGCCATCCATCGAGGTGGTGGACAGCCGGATCACCAACTGGCAGATCAAGATCTGCGACACCATCGCCGATAACGCATCCTCAGCCGGGTTTGTCATTGGTAAGCAACGTGTTTCGCCGAAGGACATCGACATCAAGTCGATCGACGCGGTGCTGACCTGCAACGGCGAGAAGTTGGCCGAGGGCAGAAGCGACGCGGTGCTGGGCAATCCGGTGACGTCGGTGGCATGGCTGGCGCGCAAGGTGGCTTCGTTCGGGGTGCGTCTGCGCGCCGGTGACGTGGTGCTGCCGGGTTCGTGCACCCGGGCGTTCGATGCGCATCCGGGGGACGAATTTCTGGCTGAGTTCGCCGGACTTGGTTCGGTCCGACTGGCTTTCGAATAG
- a CDS encoding AAA family ATPase, with protein sequence MPKQDRGAPARPPWLPEEDEQRGFLRSLRRKKRNADDPESSEDSLTHETGHSPAPQTPAQKPIAESVLPPVEKRAAVAPREETANGTTPVPDVSKYHTPPRAPVPPEPRPLTAAQEPLTTESNEIVPTPVAGEPRIVTSPIPEMRPEPQPISQVEQPQTPPADESPAIPVPEPAAPEAAPDAEAVSPSAIEASADIADSPEPAPVAEPPTAPSSPASTADQRREESAGADPFSRFSLLEAQLRQMSLDESITDAELERHRRHALPESEATPAPEAPGALSFTPPEAVDEAPDVVEDTAEPARVPLDAQSAGPSPAPALGFTLPEAIDEPLSETEEAELTAAVPDVEPEPEPPTALAADSLAEVAEPDVRILEDLVPELPVEEEPTSVSEHSAEPEEPVAEAPESADSPEIDDVDARAAALLQRIEAKRAELDEELAAHDAADSDVSVPEPEPAPFVPMIAPWASVPEVAATESTELSAGAEEAVETETTTPELQGFAPLADEDIVIDLPAAVFEETSADSDIEDVVGLEPELADESKASVEEAPDILPGDEIAGTAIESTDDAPVTAAADSEDAAVESDSNFQTDHGDASSPWEAPSAIPSAPVAEPPMEPAYFVPPPAPQPPVSPQPGPGHQLAAQAPPGWNPRQPYPGQWPQGAPQSPESIGGQQFSQQPPPQPTSVEGQWQWVPQPQAPQPPVPQELPPGYVPPPQGAVPPANYRGPQAYRMPPSLDEAEVINRGRYAPRSGWRKAVHRSTGGRVNPGDSRKDREQDQLLASIRQPILGDYRIAVLSIKGGVGKTTTTLGLGSAFATIRTDRIIAVDANPDRGTLAERVRDHSTQSTVRDLLNDRNIRSYADVRNHTRMATSRLEVLASEQDPAVSEAFGEVDYRNTIDILQRYYNIILTDCGTGIMHSAMAGVLDLAHTIVLVSSPAMDSARSASATLDWLMQHGHSALVREAHVVLSASRPGSAGIKLDKVYEHFQARCRSIHMIPFDPHLAEGADVDFNLLNADTNAAYLQLAGAISESFPRLRMRGDEQR encoded by the coding sequence TTGCCCAAGCAGGATCGTGGTGCACCGGCCCGTCCTCCGTGGCTGCCCGAAGAAGACGAACAACGTGGGTTTCTCCGTTCGTTGAGGCGCAAGAAGCGCAATGCGGACGATCCCGAGTCGAGCGAGGACTCGTTAACCCACGAGACCGGGCACTCTCCCGCTCCCCAGACTCCGGCGCAGAAACCGATCGCCGAGTCGGTCCTGCCGCCAGTTGAGAAGCGCGCTGCCGTCGCGCCTCGCGAAGAAACGGCCAACGGGACCACGCCGGTGCCCGATGTCTCGAAGTACCACACGCCGCCCCGCGCGCCGGTACCGCCCGAGCCCCGGCCGCTGACGGCGGCGCAGGAGCCGCTGACGACCGAGTCGAACGAGATCGTCCCGACGCCCGTGGCGGGTGAGCCTCGGATCGTCACGAGTCCCATCCCGGAGATGAGGCCCGAACCGCAGCCGATATCGCAGGTCGAGCAACCGCAGACGCCTCCGGCCGATGAGTCCCCGGCAATCCCGGTACCCGAGCCTGCCGCGCCCGAGGCCGCCCCGGATGCGGAGGCGGTCTCCCCGTCCGCGATCGAAGCGTCCGCAGACATAGCAGATTCACCGGAACCCGCGCCGGTGGCCGAACCGCCGACGGCGCCGAGCTCGCCCGCATCTACCGCTGATCAGCGCCGCGAGGAGTCGGCCGGCGCGGACCCGTTCTCGCGTTTCAGCTTGCTCGAAGCGCAACTGCGACAGATGAGCCTCGACGAGAGCATCACCGACGCTGAACTCGAGCGTCATCGGCGCCACGCGCTGCCCGAATCCGAGGCCACACCGGCTCCGGAGGCTCCCGGTGCGCTCAGTTTCACGCCGCCGGAGGCGGTCGACGAGGCCCCTGACGTCGTCGAGGACACGGCGGAGCCCGCGCGCGTGCCTCTAGACGCGCAATCTGCGGGGCCGTCGCCCGCTCCAGCGCTCGGTTTCACGCTCCCTGAAGCGATCGACGAGCCGCTTTCCGAGACGGAGGAGGCGGAGCTCACGGCCGCCGTACCGGACGTCGAGCCCGAGCCGGAACCACCCACGGCGCTTGCCGCCGATTCCCTGGCAGAAGTGGCCGAGCCGGATGTACGCATCCTCGAGGACCTGGTCCCAGAGCTGCCGGTGGAGGAGGAGCCCACCTCGGTATCCGAACACTCCGCGGAACCAGAAGAGCCGGTGGCGGAAGCGCCGGAGTCGGCAGATTCGCCCGAGATCGATGATGTCGATGCGCGAGCGGCTGCACTACTGCAGCGCATCGAAGCAAAACGTGCCGAGCTCGATGAGGAATTGGCCGCGCACGATGCGGCCGACTCGGACGTGTCGGTGCCCGAGCCTGAACCCGCGCCGTTTGTGCCGATGATTGCGCCGTGGGCCTCGGTGCCCGAAGTCGCCGCGACCGAGAGCACAGAGCTCAGCGCCGGTGCCGAAGAAGCCGTGGAAACGGAAACGACGACCCCCGAACTGCAGGGATTTGCGCCTCTGGCCGACGAGGACATCGTCATCGACCTCCCGGCAGCGGTATTCGAGGAGACGTCCGCCGACTCCGATATTGAGGACGTGGTGGGGTTGGAGCCCGAACTCGCGGATGAGTCGAAGGCTTCCGTCGAGGAGGCGCCGGACATACTGCCCGGCGACGAAATCGCCGGCACTGCAATTGAATCGACGGATGATGCGCCGGTGACGGCCGCGGCAGATTCCGAAGATGCTGCGGTAGAGAGTGATTCGAATTTCCAGACGGACCATGGTGATGCGTCTTCGCCGTGGGAGGCTCCGTCGGCAATCCCATCGGCACCGGTGGCGGAACCACCGATGGAACCCGCCTACTTTGTGCCGCCGCCTGCCCCGCAACCTCCCGTTTCGCCGCAGCCTGGACCCGGGCATCAGCTGGCGGCGCAGGCTCCCCCCGGGTGGAATCCGCGTCAGCCGTACCCGGGGCAGTGGCCTCAGGGTGCTCCCCAGTCTCCGGAATCAATTGGCGGTCAGCAGTTTTCACAGCAACCACCCCCACAGCCCACCAGTGTCGAGGGTCAATGGCAATGGGTGCCGCAGCCGCAGGCGCCTCAACCTCCTGTGCCGCAAGAGCTGCCTCCGGGTTACGTTCCACCGCCGCAGGGAGCGGTCCCTCCCGCCAACTACCGGGGGCCGCAGGCTTACCGGATGCCGCCCTCGCTCGACGAGGCCGAGGTCATCAACCGTGGTCGTTACGCGCCGCGATCCGGCTGGCGCAAGGCGGTGCACAGGTCCACCGGCGGTCGGGTAAATCCGGGCGATTCACGCAAGGACCGTGAACAGGACCAGCTGCTCGCCAGTATTCGGCAGCCGATTCTCGGCGATTACCGCATTGCAGTGCTCTCCATTAAGGGTGGTGTTGGAAAGACAACCACCACACTGGGATTGGGTTCGGCCTTCGCGACAATCCGTACCGATCGGATCATCGCTGTGGACGCCAACCCCGACCGCGGCACCTTGGCCGAGCGGGTGCGCGACCATTCGACGCAGTCCACCGTCCGCGACCTTCTCAACGATCGGAACATCAGAAGTTACGCTGATGTGCGCAATCACACGCGGATGGCGACAAGTCGTTTGGAAGTACTTGCCAGTGAGCAGGATCCGGCGGTGTCGGAGGCTTTCGGCGAGGTCGACTACCGCAATACGATCGACATCCTGCAGCGGTACTACAACATCATTCTGACCGACTGCGGCACCGGAATCATGCATTCGGCAATGGCGGGCGTGCTCGACCTCGCCCACACCATTGTGTTGGTGAGCTCACCGGCCATGGATTCCGCGCGTAGTGCCTCTGCCACCCTCGATTGGCTTATGCAGCATGGGCATTCGGCGCTGGTGCGTGAGGCGCATGTCGTCTTGAGTGCCTCACGCCCTGGATCTGCCGGGATCAAGCTGGACAAGGTGTACGAGCATTTTCAGGCGCGTTGCCGTTCCATTCACATGATCCCGTTCGATCCCCACCTCGCCGAGGGCGCCGATGTCGACTTCAATCTGCTCAATGCGGATACCAATGCCGCGTACCTGCAACTGGCCGGCGCGATCTCCGAGAGTTTCCCGCGGCTTCGCATGCGCGGCGACGAGCAGCGATAA
- a CDS encoding acetaldehyde dehydrogenase (acetylating), with the protein MVSKASVAIVGSGNISTDLLYKLERSEWLEPRWMIGIDPESEGLKRARGFGLETSHEGVDWLLAQDEKPDLVFEATSAYVHKAAAPRYEEAGIRAIDLTPAAVGPAVVPPANLRAHLDAPNVNMITCGGQATIPIVYAVSRVVEVPYAEIVASVASVSAGPGTRANIDEFTKTTSKGVEVIGGAKRGKAIIILNPADPPMIMRDTIFCAIPEDADRDAIAASIHDVVSQVQQYVPGYRLLNEPQFDEPSVVNGGNHVVTTFVEVEGAGDFLPPYAGNLDIMTAAATKVGEEIAKELLSAKVS; encoded by the coding sequence ATTGTGAGCAAGGCATCTGTAGCGATCGTCGGTTCGGGAAACATCAGTACCGACCTGCTGTACAAATTGGAGCGGTCTGAGTGGCTGGAACCGCGGTGGATGATTGGCATCGACCCCGAGTCCGAAGGCCTCAAGCGTGCCCGCGGCTTCGGGCTGGAAACCTCGCATGAGGGTGTGGACTGGCTGCTGGCGCAGGATGAGAAGCCCGACTTGGTGTTCGAGGCGACATCGGCCTATGTGCACAAGGCCGCCGCGCCGCGCTACGAGGAAGCCGGCATCCGGGCGATCGACCTGACTCCGGCTGCGGTGGGGCCGGCCGTGGTACCGCCCGCGAATCTGCGTGCGCACCTCGATGCCCCCAACGTCAACATGATCACCTGCGGTGGCCAGGCAACGATTCCCATCGTGTACGCGGTCTCCCGCGTGGTGGAGGTGCCCTACGCGGAGATCGTCGCGTCGGTCGCGTCGGTCTCGGCAGGGCCGGGTACGCGTGCCAACATCGACGAATTCACCAAGACCACATCCAAGGGGGTGGAAGTGATCGGTGGTGCCAAGCGCGGCAAGGCGATCATCATCCTCAACCCGGCAGATCCACCGATGATCATGCGCGACACCATTTTCTGCGCCATCCCTGAGGATGCGGATCGCGATGCGATCGCCGCGTCGATTCACGATGTGGTGAGCCAGGTACAGCAGTATGTGCCCGGATACCGGCTGCTCAACGAGCCTCAGTTCGACGAGCCGTCGGTGGTCAACGGAGGTAACCACGTCGTCACCACTTTCGTCGAGGTCGAGGGTGCGGGCGACTTCCTGCCGCCGTATGCCGGAAACCTGGACATCATGACCGCGGCCGCGACCAAGGTCGGCGAGGAAATCGCCAAAGAACTTCTATCAGCGAAGGTTTCGTAA
- the kstD gene encoding 3-oxosteroid 1-dehydrogenase yields MFYMTEQEYDVVVVGSGGAGMVAALTAAHNGLSTVLIEKAPHFGGSTARSGGGVWIPNNEVLKKARQSDTPEAAREYLYTIIGDVVPREKIDTYLDRGPEMLSFVLANSPLKLDWVPNYSDYYPEAPGGRSTGRSVEPKPFDAKKLGDELPNLEPPYGKVPLNVVVRQQDYVRLNQLKRHPRGVLRSLRVGVRTFWAQGTGKKLVGMGRALSAALRIGLRDAGVPVKLNTALTDLYIENGTVKGVYVRETGSSEASEPTVIKARKGVILASGGFEHNEQMRVKYQRAPITAEWTVGAKANTGDGILAAEKLGAALEFMEDSWWGPTVPLVGRPWFALSERNSPGSIIVNASGKRFMNESLPYVEATHRMYGGEYGQGAGPGENLPAWLVFDQEYRNRYIFAGLQPGQKIPSKWIESGVIVKADSIEELATKANLPVEEFTATVDRFNGFARSGTDEDFGRGKSAYDRYYGDPTNKPNPNLGELKKGPFYAAKMVPGDLGTKGGVRTDVQGRVLRDDNSIIEGLYAAGNVSTPVMGHTYAGPGATIGPAMTWGYLAALDIAGK; encoded by the coding sequence GTGTTCTACATGACTGAGCAGGAGTACGACGTCGTCGTCGTCGGGAGTGGTGGCGCCGGCATGGTTGCGGCGCTCACCGCGGCACACAACGGGCTGAGCACCGTACTGATCGAGAAGGCCCCCCACTTCGGCGGATCGACCGCGCGTTCCGGTGGCGGCGTCTGGATCCCCAACAACGAGGTGCTCAAGAAGGCCCGCCAGAGCGACACCCCTGAGGCAGCCCGCGAGTACCTCTACACCATCATCGGCGACGTCGTCCCCCGCGAGAAGATCGACACCTACCTCGATCGCGGCCCGGAGATGCTCTCCTTCGTATTGGCCAACTCTCCACTCAAGCTCGACTGGGTGCCCAACTACTCCGACTACTACCCCGAGGCTCCCGGCGGACGTTCGACCGGCCGCTCGGTGGAACCCAAGCCTTTCGATGCCAAGAAACTTGGCGACGAGCTGCCCAACCTGGAGCCTCCATACGGCAAGGTCCCGTTGAATGTCGTCGTACGTCAGCAGGATTACGTACGGCTGAACCAGCTCAAGCGCCATCCCCGCGGCGTGCTGCGCAGTCTGCGCGTGGGCGTGCGCACCTTCTGGGCGCAGGGCACCGGCAAGAAACTCGTCGGCATGGGACGGGCCCTTTCGGCCGCGTTGCGCATCGGCCTGCGTGACGCCGGCGTTCCGGTCAAGCTCAACACCGCACTGACCGACCTCTACATCGAGAACGGCACGGTCAAGGGCGTCTACGTGCGTGAGACCGGTTCTTCGGAGGCTTCCGAACCGACGGTCATCAAGGCACGCAAGGGCGTCATCTTGGCCTCCGGCGGATTCGAGCACAACGAGCAGATGCGAGTGAAGTACCAACGCGCCCCCATCACCGCCGAGTGGACGGTCGGCGCCAAGGCCAATACCGGCGACGGCATCCTGGCAGCAGAAAAGCTCGGTGCCGCGCTGGAGTTCATGGAGGACTCATGGTGGGGCCCAACGGTTCCGCTGGTTGGCAGGCCGTGGTTCGCGCTGTCCGAGCGCAACTCCCCCGGGTCGATCATCGTCAACGCGTCCGGTAAGCGGTTCATGAACGAGTCGCTGCCCTATGTCGAAGCCACTCACCGCATGTATGGCGGCGAGTACGGCCAGGGCGCGGGGCCCGGCGAGAACCTGCCCGCATGGCTGGTCTTCGACCAGGAGTACCGCAACCGGTACATCTTCGCCGGATTGCAGCCGGGACAGAAGATCCCGAGCAAGTGGATCGAGTCCGGCGTGATCGTCAAGGCCGACAGCATCGAAGAGCTCGCGACGAAGGCCAACCTGCCCGTCGAGGAGTTCACGGCGACCGTCGACCGGTTCAACGGCTTCGCCCGCAGTGGCACCGACGAGGACTTCGGCCGCGGGAAGAGCGCCTACGACCGCTACTACGGTGACCCCACGAACAAGCCGAACCCAAATCTGGGTGAACTCAAGAAGGGGCCCTTCTACGCGGCCAAGATGGTGCCCGGCGATCTGGGCACCAAGGGTGGCGTACGCACCGACGTACAGGGCCGGGTGCTGCGCGATGACAA
- the dmpG gene encoding 4-hydroxy-2-oxovalerate aldolase yields the protein MGSDTSTQLLGTDGVFFDAAWDVRITDTSLRDGSHHKRHQFTADEVRAIVAALDGAGVPVIEVTHGDGLGGSSFNYGFSKTPEQELIKLAAETATNAKIAFLMLPGVGTKEDIIEAQGNGGSICRIATHCTEADVSLQHFGLARERGLETVGFLMMSHTISPEKLAKQARIMADAGCQCVYVVDSAGALVLDGVADRVAAVVAELGNDAQVGFHGHENLGLGVANSIEAVRAGAKQIDGSTRRFGAGAGNAPVEALIGVFDKIGVKTGIDFFDIADAAEEVVAPAMPAECLLDRNALIMGYSGVYSSFLKHAIRQGERYGVPAHQLLHRAGERKLIGGQEDQLIDIALEIQRENAEKKS from the coding sequence ATGGGTTCGGACACCAGCACTCAGCTCTTGGGCACCGACGGAGTCTTCTTCGACGCCGCGTGGGATGTGCGGATCACCGACACGTCGTTGCGTGACGGCTCGCACCACAAGCGGCACCAGTTCACCGCCGACGAGGTGCGCGCGATCGTGGCCGCCCTTGACGGTGCCGGTGTGCCGGTCATCGAGGTGACCCACGGTGACGGTCTTGGTGGGTCGTCGTTCAACTACGGGTTCTCCAAAACCCCTGAGCAGGAATTGATCAAGCTCGCCGCGGAGACTGCGACGAACGCCAAGATCGCCTTCCTGATGCTGCCGGGTGTGGGCACCAAGGAAGACATCATCGAGGCGCAGGGCAACGGCGGATCCATCTGCCGTATCGCCACTCACTGCACCGAGGCTGACGTGTCGCTTCAGCACTTCGGGCTGGCGCGTGAGCGGGGGTTGGAAACCGTTGGATTCTTGATGATGTCGCACACAATCTCACCGGAGAAGCTGGCCAAGCAGGCGCGAATCATGGCAGACGCCGGATGTCAGTGCGTGTACGTGGTGGACTCTGCGGGCGCGTTGGTGCTGGACGGTGTCGCCGACCGGGTGGCCGCGGTGGTGGCAGAGCTCGGCAACGATGCGCAGGTCGGCTTTCACGGGCACGAGAACCTTGGGCTCGGTGTCGCCAACTCCATCGAGGCGGTGCGCGCCGGAGCCAAGCAGATCGACGGTAGTACAAGGCGTTTCGGTGCTGGTGCCGGTAATGCTCCGGTGGAGGCGTTGATCGGCGTCTTCGACAAGATCGGCGTGAAGACGGGCATCGACTTCTTCGATATCGCGGACGCCGCCGAAGAGGTGGTCGCACCTGCGATGCCGGCCGAGTGCCTGCTGGATCGCAACGCGCTGATCATGGGCTACAGCGGCGTGTACTCCAGCTTCCTCAAGCACGCCATCCGGCAGGGCGAGCGTTACGGGGTGCCCGCACACCAGCTGCTGCACCGGGCCGGTGAGCGAAAGCTCATTGGTGGGCAGGAGGATCAGCTCATCGATATCGCATTGGAGATCCAGCGCGAGAACGCCGAAAAGAAGTCGTAG